A genomic window from Streptomyces sp. MST-110588 includes:
- a CDS encoding VWA-like domain-containing protein: MNPQTRGTPGTPGTPDARGTLDLDKLFAARLHAARVRPYLATALFALHTVASRRVPTMAVDRHWRVYVSPAFVDRTPVEELAGVWVHEVSHLLRDHHGRSDRVARERGLTGRAERLRMNIAADCEINDDVFGDGLVRPEGAVEPAALRLPEGELMEEYLRRFALGPYIRHLAWLDCGSGADGLEREWDLGPDGAHGLSAQERDAVRFRVAQGITGRPGDAPEGWRRWAQEVFHPPQPWRELLGAAVRSAASAPGVGEDYTYGRPSRRSAGVPGVVLPSLRRRPPRVSVIIDTSGSVSDTELGSALLEVAAISRAVGGRRDLVSVLSCDAAARTVHPLCRAEGIPLVGGGGTDLRTGFARALRARPRPDVVVALTDGQTPWPDTRPPCRTVVGLFPRQQAAGSWDEDDPDYAPDSPPAWARVVDIGSAPAVR; this comes from the coding sequence ATGAACCCGCAAACACGAGGCACGCCGGGGACGCCGGGGACGCCGGACGCGAGGGGAACACTGGACCTCGACAAGCTCTTCGCTGCCCGCCTGCACGCGGCCCGGGTGCGGCCCTACTTGGCGACGGCGCTGTTCGCCCTGCACACCGTCGCCTCGCGGCGGGTACCGACGATGGCCGTCGACCGGCACTGGCGGGTCTATGTCTCACCGGCGTTCGTGGACCGGACGCCGGTGGAGGAACTGGCCGGCGTATGGGTGCACGAGGTTTCGCACCTGCTGCGCGACCACCACGGACGCAGTGACCGGGTCGCGCGCGAGCGCGGGCTGACCGGCCGGGCGGAACGGCTGCGGATGAACATCGCCGCGGACTGCGAGATCAACGACGACGTGTTCGGTGACGGGCTGGTCCGGCCGGAAGGCGCCGTGGAACCGGCCGCTCTGCGGCTGCCCGAGGGCGAGCTCATGGAGGAGTACCTGCGCCGGTTCGCACTGGGGCCCTACATCCGTCACCTGGCCTGGCTGGACTGCGGCAGTGGCGCCGACGGACTGGAACGGGAGTGGGACCTGGGGCCGGACGGCGCGCACGGCCTCAGCGCACAGGAGCGGGACGCGGTCCGCTTCCGGGTGGCGCAGGGCATCACCGGACGCCCGGGGGATGCCCCGGAAGGGTGGCGGCGGTGGGCGCAGGAGGTGTTCCATCCGCCGCAGCCGTGGCGGGAGTTGCTGGGGGCGGCCGTCCGCTCGGCGGCCTCGGCCCCCGGCGTGGGCGAGGACTACACCTACGGCAGGCCCTCGCGGCGCTCGGCCGGGGTGCCCGGCGTCGTCCTGCCGAGCCTGCGGCGCAGGCCGCCCCGGGTCTCGGTGATCATCGACACGTCCGGCTCGGTCAGTGACACCGAACTGGGCAGCGCGCTCCTGGAGGTCGCCGCGATCTCCCGCGCCGTGGGCGGCCGTCGTGACCTGGTATCCGTGCTGTCGTGCGACGCGGCGGCCCGTACGGTGCACCCGCTGTGCCGTGCCGAGGGCATACCACTGGTGGGCGGCGGGGGTACGGATCTGCGTACGGGCTTCGCCAGGGCACTGCGGGCGCGGCCCCGGCCGGATGTCGTCGTGGCCCTGACCGACGGGCAGACACCCTGGCCGGACACGCGCCCCCCGTGCCGTACGGTGGTGGGCCTGTTCCCCCGGCAGCAGGCAGCCGGCTCGTGGGACGAGGACGATCCCGACTACGCGCCGGACTCGCCGCCCGCCTGGGCACGAGTGGTGGATATCGGGTCCGCTCCCGCCGTCCGGTAA